One window of Canis lupus baileyi chromosome 21, mCanLup2.hap1, whole genome shotgun sequence genomic DNA carries:
- the TMEM151A gene encoding transmembrane protein 151A produces the protein MPEGGGGDSGEVPAFIPDGEPLREEQRPLKQSLGSSLCRESHWKCLLLTLLIHACGAVVAWCRLATVPRLVLGPEAALARGAGGPPPTYPASPCSDGYLYIPLAFVSLLYLLYLAECWHCHVRSCQAPRTDANTVLALIHRLQQAPPCVWWKATSYHYVRRTRQITRYRNGDAYTTTQVYHERADSRTARGEFDYSAHGVRDVSKELVGLADHAATRLRFTKCFSFGSAEAEASYLTQRARFFSANEGLDDYLEAREGMHLKDVDFRESLMVFADPRSPPWYARAWVFWLVSAATLSWPLRVVAAYGTAHVHYQVEKLFGAGSPPPGAVPSGPPLSRVATVDFTELEWHICSNRQLVPSYSEAVVMGAGSGAYLRGCQRCRRSLSSNSLPPARPGGPRLPFSRSRLSLGAGGRATPGVFRSLSGGPLGRRGEDTEPLESPPCYEDALYFPVLIVHGDSGCQGDGQGTL, from the coding sequence CAGCGGCCCCTGAAACAGTCCCTGGGAAGCTCTCTGTGCCGAGAGTCGCACTGGAAGTGCCTGCTCCTCACACTGCTCATCCATGCCTGCGGCGCCGTGGTGGCCTGGTGTCGCCTGGCCACGGTGCCACGGCTGGTCCTGGGGCCTGAGGCAGCCCTGGCCCGCGGGGCTGGGGGCCCCCCGCCCACCTACCCCGCCAGCCCTTGCTCAGATGGCTACCTGTACATCCCGCTGGCCTTTGTCTCCCTTCTCTACCTCCTCTACCTGGCTGAGTGCTGGCACTGCCACGTGCGCTCGTGCCAGGCGCCGCGCACCGACGCCAACACCGTGCTTGCCCTGATCCACCGGCTGCAGCAGGCGCCGCCCTGTGTCTGGTGGAAGGCCACCAGCTACCACTACGTGCGGCGCACCCGCCAGATCACCCGCTACCGCAACGGCGATGCCTACACCACCACGCAGGTCTACCACGAGAGGGCTGACAGTCGCACGGCTCGCGGCGAGTTTGACTACTCGGCCCACGGCGTTCGCGATGTCTCCAAGGAGCTTGTGGGCCTGGCTGACCACGCGGCCACGAGGCTGCGCTTCACCAAGTGCTTCAGCTTCGGCAGCGCCGAGGCCGAGGCCTCGTACCTCACCCAGCGGGCCCGCTTCTTCAGCGCCAACGAGGGCCTGGACGACTACCTGGAGGCCCGCGAGGGCATGCACCTGAAGGACGTGGACTTCCGCGAGTCGCTCATGGTCTTCGCGGACCCGCGCAGCCCGCCCTGGTATGCCCGCGCCTGGGTCTTCTGGCTCGTGTCGGCGGCCACGCTGTCCTGGCCGCTGCGCGTCGTGGCAGCCTATGGCACAGCCCACGTGCACTACCAGGTGGAGAAGCTTTTCGGGGCCGGCTCGCCCCCCCCTGGGGCGGTGCCCAGCGGGCCCCCGCTGTCCCGGGTGGCCACGGTGGACTTCACCGAGCTGGAGTGGCACATCTGCTCCAACCGGCAGCTGGTACCCAGCTACTCGGAGGCCGTGGTCATGGGTGCCGGCTCCGGTGCCTACCTCCGTGGCTGCCAGCGCTGCCGTCGCTCCCTCAGCAGCAATTCGCTGCCCCCTGCCCGGCCCGGTGGGCCCCGCCTGCCTTTCAGCCGCAGCCGCCTGTCTCTGGGAGCTGGGGGCCGGGCCACACCAGGGGTCTTCCGGAGCCTGAGCGGGGGGCCACTGGGGCGCCGCGGAGAGGACACAGAGCCCCTGGAAAGCCCACCGTGCTACGAGGACGCCCTATACTTCCCGGTGCTCATTGTCCATGGTGACAGCGGCTGCCAGGGGGAC